A single genomic interval of Daucus carota subsp. sativus chromosome 1, DH1 v3.0, whole genome shotgun sequence harbors:
- the LOC108206533 gene encoding FAD synthetase 2, chloroplastic gives MLSGPSRMTHHLQHCNHFGLGFGFIYTTNTNKLHLKLPFSSISEKKKKLNEFSSSNLDSKAPLVADCIKPNSPFAQTPILSHSLSEQEDDSEPPSERLSEVEGGMVALGKFEALHVGHRELAIQAAKVGVPFLLSFVGMAEVLGWEPRAPIVAKCDRKRILSSWAPYCGDVTPTEFELDFSKVRSLTPRQFVEKLSKKLGVCGVVAGKNYRFGYRASGDASDLVKLCEEYGMEAYIINSVMDKKQDSRAISLDNPKEQGQVSSTRVRHALDMGDMKYVSELLGRKHRLMLMWNAGEKFTRENNRISASKSCLLNLPPKEGLYENCSVVIGDENSVPCRVNIDTTHIYLELDDIETCIHILSQGFRFLGIDFVG, from the exons ATGTTATCTGGGCCGTCTCGCATGACCCACCATTTACAACACTGTAATCACTTTGGTCTTGGCTTTGGATTTATATATACTACTAATACTAATAAGCTCCATTTGAAACTACCCTTTAGCTCTATttctgagaagaagaagaagttgaaTGAATTTTCTTCATCAAATCTTGATTCTAAAGCACCCCTTGTTGCTGATTGCATCAAACCTAATTCCCCATTTGCGCAAACTCCCATTCTTTCTCATTCTTTAAG TGAACAGGAGGATGACAGCGAGCCTCCATCTGAACGACTGTCAGAAGTGGAAG GAGGTATGGTAGCTCTGGGAAAATTTGAAGCTCTTCACGTTGGTCATCGAGAACTTGCAATACAAGCAGCAAAGGTCGGAGTTCCATTTCTTCTATCATTTGTTGGAATGGCTGAAGTTTTAGGTTGGGAGCCTAG GGCTCCAATAGTTGCCAAATGTGATCGTAAGCGGATCCTTTCTTCATGGGCTCCATACTGTGGTGATGTCACCCCCACTGAGTTTGAGCTTGATTTTTCAAAAGTTCGATCTCTGACACCTCGTCAGTTTGTTGAAAAGTTATCAAAGAAACTCGGAGTATGTGGAGTTGTTGCAG GAAAAAACTACAGATTTGGTTACAGAGCTTCTGGTGATGCATCAGATCTGGTGAAATTGTGCGAGGAGTATGGCATGGAAGCTTACATAATAAACTCTGTCATGGACAAAAAACAAGATTCTAGAGCCATAAGTCTTGATAATCCAAAGGAGCAAGGACAAGTTTCATCTACCCGGGTACGTCATGCTCTTGACATGGGAGATATGAAATATGTCTCAGAGTTATTGGGTCGAAAACATCGTCTTATGTTGATGTGGAATGCTGGGGAAAAGTTTACTAGGGAAAATAATAGGATATCAGCTTCAAAGTCTTGCTTGTTAAATCTCCCACCAAAAGAGGGTCTGTATGAGAACTGCTCAGTTGTGATTGGTGACGAGAACTCTGTACCATGCAGAGTAAATATTGATACTACACATATTTATTTGGAGTTGGATGACATAGAAACATGTATTCATATATTATCTCAAGGCTTTCGGTTCTTGGGTATAGACTTTGTTGGCTAA
- the LOC108209725 gene encoding uncharacterized protein LOC108209725, producing the protein MGSLAGSLQRPFLAASAVAVASVSTDLHDKFMPSKLSDTDSSLEQSTSTSQLSIETNPSRVSQLSISKLSDLSFVARIRVPVPYVRCPVPVTSQGSVSNSLFSSAISSPVLLNLYSSAELASAKPTAYTPILPVPPLSEDVLYKWHLPQRNTIDTADNSDCSLAKSRTVVVLLGWLGAKQKHMRKYAEYYTSRGFHVITFTFPMSEILSYQAGWKAEEHVDLLVNHLSDWLEEEHGNNLVFHTFSNTGWLTYGAILEKFQQEDDGLIERIKGCIVDSAPVAAPDPQVWAAGFSAAILKKQSVATKQDTEANRRNLEVSGNNNVSEEVKPAFMEAALQVVLERVFEVVLKLPAVDGRLSSLMGQLKSRQPSCPQLYIYSSADKVIPAEYVESFITEQQRIGHQVRSCNFISTPHVDHLRNDPELYTSQLTQFLEDCMLCCKQDPNP; encoded by the exons ATGGGTTCTTTAGCGGGAAGCCTTCAAAGACCATTCCTTGCAGCCTCTGCTGTTGCGGTAGCTTCTGTTTCTACTGATCTTCATGACAAATTTATGCCATCAAAGTTATCAGATACTGATTCTTCTTTGGAACAATCAACTTCTACCTCACAACTGTCTATTGAAACAAATCCTTCAAGGGTATCTCAATTGTCTATTTCCAAGCTGTCTGATTTATCTTTTGTAGCCAGGATTAGGGTGCCTGTTCCTTATGTAAGATGCCCTGTTCCTGTTACGAGTCAGGGTTCTGTCTCAAACTCTCTATTCTCTTCTGCCATCTCTTCTCCTGTCCTTTTGAATTTATATAGCTCTGCAGAGTTGGCCAGTGCTAAGCCAACTGCATATACACCTATTCTCCCTGTACCGCCCTTATCTGAAGACGTTTTGTATAAATGGCATTTGCCCCAACGTAATACCATTGATACAGCTGATAATTCTGATTGTTCATTGGCCAAGTCTAGGACAGTAGTAGTTTTGCTCGGATGGTTAGGTGCAAAACAGAAACATATGAGGAAATATGCAGAATATTATACTTCAAGAGGATTTCATGTAATTACCTTTACCTTCCCCATGTCTGAGATTTTAAGCTATCAGGCTGGCTGGAAAGCTGAAGAGCATGTAGATTTGCTAGTCAATCATCTTTCTGATTGGCTGGAAGAAGAGCATGGAAACAATCTTGTGTTTCACACTTTCAGTAACACAGGGTGGTTAAC ATATGGAGCTATTTTGGAAAAATTTCAGCAGGAGGATGATGGCTTAATAGAGAGAATTAAAGGATGTATTGTTGATTCAGCTCCTGTAGCAGCCCCTGATCCACAG GTATGGGCTGCAGGATTCTCTGCTGCTATTTTGAAAAAGCAAAGTGTTGCAACAAAACAAGACACTGAAGCAAATAGAAGAAATCTTGAAGTTTCAGGTAATAACAATGTGTCTGAGGAAGTCAAGCCGGCATTTATGGAAGCAGCTTTGCAAGTCGTATTAGAGAGAGTTTTTGAGGTGGTTTTGAAACTTCCTGCCGTGGATGG GAGGCTGTCTTCTTTAATGGGTCAATTGAAGTCCAGACAACCAAGCTGCCCGCAGTTATACATCTACAGCTCTGCGGACAAAGTCATTCCTGCCGAATATGTCGAGTCTTTCATAACCGAGCAGCAAAGGATAGGACATCAAGTCCGGTCTTGCAACTTCATATCCACGCCACATGTTGATCATCTTCGAAATGATCCAGAGCTGTACACATCTCAACTCACCCAATTTTTGGAGGATTGCATGCTCTGTTGCAAACAAGATCCCAACCCCTAA